The proteins below are encoded in one region of Drosophila santomea strain STO CAGO 1482 chromosome 2R, Prin_Dsan_1.1, whole genome shotgun sequence:
- the LOC122756415 gene encoding uncharacterized protein LOC122756415 produces MERTLTHPPYQGSVYFPFEDLPGMWFIGFLQASIALGQSKYDTKKKRKDDERAGVDNKDPKLLHGIPAYMELQGGSGAETGQVVIHERSIPLHRIGLIFSEVVFQDLDLLGLGVI; encoded by the exons ATGGAAAGGACCCTGACGCACCCTCCCTACCAAGGATCCGTCTATTTCCCATTTGAGGATCTCCCTGGCATGTGGTTCATCGGCTTCCTCCAG GCTTCCATCGCCCTGGGCCAAAGCAAATacgatacaaaaaaaaaaagaaaggacgACGAAAGAGCTGGAGTGGACAACAAAGACCCGAAACTGCTGCACGG AATTCCTGCCTACATGGAGCTCCAAGGAGGATCAGGGGCTGAGACGGGTCAGGTGGTTATTCACGAAAGGTCCATACCCCTACACAGGATCGGCCTGATCTTCTCGGAGGTCGTATTCCAAGATTTAGATTTACTCGGACTCGGCGTGATTTAA